A single Danio rerio strain Tuebingen ecotype United States chromosome 17, GRCz12tu, whole genome shotgun sequence DNA region contains:
- the si:ch211-132f19.7 gene encoding adenylate cyclase type 8 codes for MALNSSEITVPPQVCTIVPPSPNLKRKQLMWQNAVRHIIDQRGMHHEGRAVNSRKIIVTDAYIDDINRQIRNKAARGNAGMHKRRSSAARIHPFRERNSTCTRKSTESVTDADFFVSWGSTVRGIFLPALHHKFKSHDLEHLYQQHSSGQRRTSLVVTNVIDILTKLHIIFIYLALAPEMVDSQHGWLAGLLMALGAIICVLVLTCKGLMSPDYLRYAGLASWLSQTVQALGGLVYGLETDQSWYVLFTLFAIYTLLPLPLLWSICMGFLTAALHLFVDTFKNYNDTAIVRKLLAKGLLYMGMNTAGLFIHYLSDRAQRQAFLETRRCIEGRVKMERENQRQERLVMSILPRFIAMEMIGDMTALDDELLPQQFHKTYFHQYKDVSILFADIKGFTSLSMTMPAQELVRTLNELFGRFDRLAEENHCMRIKILGDCYYCVSGVPEPQTAHARCCVEMGLAMINTIRYVRKELKRDMDMRIGIHSGSVLCGVLGLQKWQFDVWSWDVDVANMLEAGGIPGRIHISRATLDCLEGVYETEEGRGHERNEFLRKHKIDTFLIRHTPQDDKEPPKVRRTSKDETTWSAELPFDNIIGMNCILATFTNGSLVHLPNQITPHCAGSREINKRIKQAIEVRSSERMRKEHITPFTLVFKDTHIEGKFSQMRDEMFKSNLACSFLLLLFIMAAQALIPSPQFFPMIIQFLVFLFVYMLVLLVTLAEEFKRSPPYLQHLCCWIHETKSIRNLLTLTAIAINFGVASCNIFWCNGTFEETEKSNKNSEHGKQWPVNICTHPEFFVLSGVVAMVTCAVFLRLSCLLKLAVLTLVIAVYTYLIEVAFHVLFIRQHQNSQIQRSQYLRRKGISVLLMAMFVVVVLYNSRQLETTSRLDFLWRLQARQEVEDMKELREHNECLLYNILPAHVARHFLERDRNNEDLFSESYERVGVMFASIPGFSDYYEKKELIHQDVECLRLLNEIIADFDELLDEPYFQDIEKIKTIGSCYMAASGLSPEKQECEDEWAHLSTLVLFALAMQETLKEINKRTSNDFWLRVGISHGPVVAGVIGATKPQYDIWGMTVNLASRMDSTGLSGRIQVPEATSRVLAEHGFMLQLRGEIYVKGVSERRGAVRTYFVSSREHNSSYAERNTSRGISLGRNTLAAVVFSLVQARKKEELREANGGFHLKDMA; via the exons ATGGCTTTGaattcttcagaaatcactgtTCCACCTCAAGTTTGCACAATTGTGCCTCCATCACCCAACTTGAAACGCAAGCAACTAATGTGGCAGAATGCTGTACGTCACATTATTGACCAACGAGGAATGCACCACGAGGGGCGAGCGGTCAACTCTCGCAAAATCATTGTTACTGACGCCTACATCGATGACATCAACAGACAGATTCGGAACAAAGCTGCACGGGGCAATGCTGGCATGCATAAGCGGCGCTCCTCTGCAGCTCGCATCCATCCATTTCGAGAACGCAACTCCACCTGCACACGGAAGTCAACAGAATCAGTTACTGATGCAGACTTCTTTGTAAGCTGGGGCTCCACAGTGCGTGGCATCTTCCTCCCTGCTCTCCACCACAAGTTCAAATCTCACGATCTGGAGCATTTGTACCAGCAGCACTCATCTGGCCAACGGCGAACTTCCCTCGTAGTCACTAATGTAATTGATATTCTTACCAAACTCCACATTATCTTCATCTACCTGGCTTTGGCCCCTGAGATGGTGGACTCTCAACATGGATGGTTGGCCGGGCTCTTAATGGCGCTCGGAGCGATCATATGTGTCTTAGTTCTGACTTGTAAAGGACTGATGTCTCCAGATTACCTTCGCTATGCCGGGCTGGCAAGCTGGCTGTCACAGACTGTTCAAGCGCTGGGGGGACTGGTGTACGGATTGGAGACAGACCAGTCGTGGTATGTGCTCTTCACCCTTTTTGCCATCTACACACTATTGCCCCTACCTCTGCTGTGGTCCATCTGCATGGGATTCCTCACTGCTGCCTTGCACCTGTTTGTGGATACCTTTAAGAACTACAATGACACAGCCATTGTAAGAAAG TTACTAGCGAAAGGTCTATTGTACATGGGCATGAATACTGCAGGGCTTTTCATCCACTATTTATCCGATCGTGCCCAAAGGCAGGCCTTCCTTGAGACACGGCGCTGCATTGAGGGTCGAGTCAAGATGGAGAGAGAGAACCAGAGACAG GAGCGCTTGGTGATGTCTATTCTTCCTCGGTTTATTGCTATGGAGATGATTGGTGATATGACTGCCCTGGATGATGAATTGCTTCCTCAACAGTTCCATAAAACTTACTTTCATCAATACAAAGATGTCAG CATCCTGTTTGCTGACATAAAAGGCTTCACCTCTCTCTCCATGACCATGCCGGCTCAAGAATTGGTGCGGACTCTCAATGAGCTGTTTGGTCGCTTTGATCGCCTTGCAGAG GAGAATCACTGCATGAGGATAAAGATTCTTGGAGATTGTTACTACTGTGTGTCTGGGGTTCCAGAGCCCCAGACTGCACATGCCCGCTGCTGTGTAGAAATGGGTCTGGCCATGATCAACACTATACG TTATGTGCGCAAAGAGCTGAAGAGAGATATGGACATGCGTATTGGAATCCACTCTGGCTCTGTCCTGTGTGGGGTTTTGGGTCTTCAGAAATGGCAGTTTGACGTGTGGTCTTGGGACGTAGATGTTGCCAACATGCTAGAGGCTGGAGGAATCCCAGG GAGGATTCATATATCGCGAGCAACCCTGGACTGTCTCGAGGGTGTTTATGAGACGGAAGAGGGCCGAGGACATGAGCGCAATGAGTTTTTACGCAAGCACAAGATCGACACTTTTCTGATCCGCCACACACCCCAAGATGACAAAGAGCCCCCTAAAGTCAGGAGAACTAGCAAAGATGAGACAACATGGAGTGCAGAGCTGCCTTTTGACAACATCATCGGAATGAACTGT ATATTAGCCACGTTTACCAATGGCTCCTTGGTGCACCTGCCCAATCAGATTACTCCGCATTGTGCCGGGTCTCGAGAAATCAACAAGAGAATCAAGCAAGCCATCGAGGTGCGCAGCAGTGAACGAATGCGCAAAGAACACATCACACCCTTCACTCTAGTCTTCAAAGACACACACATTGAGGGAAAG TTTTCTCAAATGAGAGATGAGATGTTCAAGTCCAATTTGGCCTGTTCCTTCCTTCTGCTCCTCTTCATCATGGCTGCCCAAGCCCTCATCCCTTCTCCACA ATTCTTTCCCATGATAATCCAGTTTTTAGTGTTCCTGTTTGTCTACATGCTGGTGCTTCTGGTCACTCTGGCTGAGGAATTTAAGCGCTCCCCGCCATATTTACAGCATCTGTGCTGCTGGATCCACGAGACCAAGAGCATCCGGAACCTACTCACCCTCACTGCTATTGCTATTAACTTTGGTGTAGCCTCCTGCAACATT TTTTGGTGTAACGGCACATTTGAAGAGACTGAGAAAAGCAACAAGAACTCAGAACATGGTAAACAGTGGCCAGTAAACATCTGCACACATCCTGAG ttcTTCGTTTTGAGTGGTGTGGTGGCAATGGTGACGTGTGCTGTCTTCCTGAGGCTCAGCTGTCTGTTGAAGCTAGCAGTGCTGACGTTAGTCATTGCAGTTTACACATACCTCATTGAGGTTGCCTTCCATGTGCTCTTTATCCGCCAACACCAAAACAGCCAAATTCAGAG ATCTCAATACCTCAGACGGAAAGGCATTTCTGTGCTGCTAATGGCCATGTTTGTTGTGGTCGTCCTTTACAACAGTAGACAG CTAGAAACTACATCCAGGCTTGACTTCCTGTGGCGTCTGCAGGCCAGGCAAGAAGTGGAGGACATGAAGGAACTAAGGGAGCATAACGAGTGTCTGCTGTACAACATCCTCCCTGCCCACGTCGCTCGCCACTTTCTCGAGAGAGACAGAAACAATGAG GATCTGTTCTCTGAATCGTACGAGCGAGTTGGAGTGATGTTTGCTTCCATTCCAGGCTTTTCCGATTATTACGAGAAGAAAGAATTGATTCATCAAGACGTGGAGTGTCTGCGTCTTCTTAATGAGATCATTGCTGACTTTGATGAG CTACTGGATGAGCCTTACTTTCAGGACATTGAGAAAATCAAAACCATTGGCAGCTGCTACATGGCTGCATCGGGCCTTTCTCCTGAGAAACAG GAATGTGAAGATGAGTGGGCTCACCTCAGTACACTGGTTCTGTTCGCTTTGGCCATGCAAGAAACTctgaaagaaataaacaaacgCACCTCTAATGACTTCTGGTTGCGTGTTG GTATTTCTCACGGGCCTGTAGTCGCTGGTGTGATTGGTGCCACAAAGCCTCAGTATGATATTTGGGGCATGACTGTAAATCTTGCTAGCCGAATGGACAGCACAGGGCTCAGTGGGCGTATTCAGGTCCCAGAAGCCACCAGCCGTGTCCTGGCCGAACACGGCTTTATGCTGCAGCTTAGAGGGGAAATCTATGTCAAAGGAGTTAGCGAGCGGCGGGGAGCGGTCCGCACATATTTCGTAAGCAGCAGGGAACACAATTCAAGCTACGCTGAGAGAAACACTAGCAGAGGGATCTCTCTCGGGAGAAACACTCTCGCCGCTGTGGTCTTTTCCCTGGTGCAGGCCCGCAAGAAAGAAGAATTACGAGAAGCCAATGGAGGATTTCATCTGAAGGACATGGCATGA